In Sphingopyxis sp. FD7, a single window of DNA contains:
- a CDS encoding conjugal transfer protein TraG N-terminal domain-containing protein, with translation MRAPFPSTLAAAFALVPAPALALETSFHTYDGFNETVDAFRLVSMIFADPRYETLVVIIAVAGIALGALLASVRGNGMGIVAFGFQTLVGIGLFVGLVATTGTVHVYDRVRNAYQPVGDVPNLIVLVAGVTNMMERAIAETIDDNTLDPNAKLEFGAGGHSFDLFLNAVSPRGPMTDSFLDATIKDYVRQCYPVARVSPAYGIDDDQLFRTTTDLPQAFAAMAGPATFSTVFTASDKGGTTVSCTEAWTHISDRLSDPALFEDYSRQVCERTGYDISNAAQLQRCRSNLGALGDKMLGTPLTLQQLMTNINLGNAVGDVLFEDSPATAARVMANRAVVSSGLATMSTANEWMPTIRATVFGIMLFMMPIALLFILTPINLRVASFALGLFVFVAMWGVIDAGIYQLTLGRAMDVLAEMRSNHVAANAWMLAPGSAMKALAIFGSFRTAAAGLAGAFVFTVFRFSGNVFTSFTSGALGAQGQGTAAATPIMTHEGRAQALEAQASASGTMARRGATSSFGDFGERSTLGSNRAFGAAGTYLADRTPGVGGTTGFALGATDAARDLGNLAPALVGRDLTHPATAAAVRANATTAAIHNFAEKDALRGLGTSYFGEGQAGERAFARFTQNMVQWKAFGDTRAYDMMFQGAQRHFERNGYAGKDAELKASTVIAQVSADPTFAKLIANSFDQEQMLRNDLTGAQINVGAMEGRRDYASDNVAAVERRNVATEQAYRTGSNEGQRNAAAMLGLPVDETARRIGFINTLSGEARSSAISSLSRATGRNEAQVMRALETYNASVQLGTADGATEQAGREGTSVYGRTREAAGYDFAERSGKLDAQREIGHSGVRGSARIGEQRRQSDNFGFAEGAAAAGVSTREAAQLDTFIGALSRTAGNQVDMAEGGAAGIADRARNERLTRIVDNERLTRMQGLLRSEGINMTKRELAMAQNGDLNLNVSPDVARQLRAAGLINDSQYGAIAEGGRARFSFADNDLLVSSSTGFSQSARSDTSTKYEAGKLAGPDTIENMLSSEQGQAMMANWLKGGFEMDRNGEWRLNPQVADTLQRDVSAIMAQTGWQRSISRSAQDQITMGTTVGGNIGGSAQSSDYASRGGKQKGGSRSQTATSGNVGGSLGFSSRDVGISSENAQASLDIVNYEVRGAISAAERAAARSETPEATFTRELNRQVLGQEGLRNRYLGQADSARGTADITAPMTSYEQSSILSKGRFSTDLANGPFDGDNSDKKR, from the coding sequence ATGCGCGCGCCCTTCCCTTCCACGCTCGCCGCCGCCTTCGCGCTCGTTCCCGCTCCCGCGCTGGCGCTCGAGACGAGCTTCCACACCTATGACGGGTTCAACGAGACGGTCGACGCGTTCCGCCTTGTCTCGATGATTTTCGCCGACCCGCGCTACGAGACGCTGGTGGTGATCATCGCCGTCGCCGGCATCGCGCTCGGCGCGCTCCTCGCGAGCGTGCGCGGCAACGGCATGGGCATCGTCGCCTTCGGCTTCCAGACGCTCGTCGGCATCGGCCTCTTCGTCGGCCTCGTCGCGACGACGGGAACGGTCCATGTCTACGACCGTGTCCGCAATGCCTATCAGCCGGTCGGCGACGTGCCGAACCTGATCGTGCTCGTGGCCGGCGTCACCAACATGATGGAACGCGCGATCGCCGAGACGATCGACGACAATACGCTCGATCCCAATGCCAAGCTCGAGTTCGGCGCCGGCGGGCACAGCTTCGATCTCTTTCTCAATGCCGTATCCCCGCGCGGGCCGATGACCGACAGCTTTCTCGACGCGACGATCAAGGACTATGTCCGCCAATGCTACCCGGTCGCGCGCGTGTCGCCCGCCTATGGCATCGACGACGATCAGCTGTTTAGGACCACCACCGACCTGCCGCAGGCGTTCGCCGCGATGGCGGGGCCGGCGACCTTCAGCACGGTGTTCACCGCCTCCGACAAGGGCGGCACCACGGTGAGCTGCACCGAGGCATGGACGCATATCTCAGACCGCCTCTCCGATCCGGCGCTTTTCGAGGATTATAGCCGGCAGGTGTGCGAACGCACCGGCTATGACATATCGAACGCCGCCCAGCTCCAGCGCTGCCGCTCGAACCTTGGCGCGCTCGGCGACAAGATGCTCGGCACCCCGCTCACGCTCCAGCAACTGATGACCAACATCAACCTCGGTAACGCCGTCGGCGACGTGCTCTTCGAAGACAGCCCCGCGACCGCGGCGCGCGTCATGGCGAACCGCGCCGTCGTCTCGAGCGGGCTTGCCACCATGTCGACCGCGAACGAATGGATGCCGACGATCCGCGCGACCGTCTTCGGCATCATGCTGTTCATGATGCCGATCGCCCTCCTCTTTATCTTGACCCCGATCAACCTGCGCGTCGCGAGCTTCGCGCTCGGCCTCTTCGTGTTCGTCGCCATGTGGGGGGTGATCGACGCCGGCATCTATCAGCTGACCCTCGGCCGCGCGATGGACGTGCTTGCCGAGATGCGCTCGAACCATGTCGCCGCCAATGCCTGGATGCTCGCGCCCGGCTCGGCCATGAAGGCGCTCGCCATCTTCGGATCCTTCCGAACCGCCGCCGCCGGGCTCGCCGGAGCTTTCGTGTTCACCGTGTTCCGCTTCTCGGGCAATGTGTTCACCTCCTTCACCAGCGGCGCGCTCGGGGCGCAGGGTCAGGGCACCGCGGCCGCGACCCCGATCATGACACACGAAGGCCGAGCGCAGGCGCTCGAGGCGCAGGCGTCGGCGAGCGGCACGATGGCGCGGCGCGGTGCGACGTCGAGCTTCGGGGATTTCGGGGAGCGCTCGACGCTCGGCAGCAACCGCGCCTTCGGCGCCGCCGGAACCTATCTCGCCGATCGCACACCCGGCGTCGGCGGCACGACGGGCTTTGCGCTCGGCGCAACCGATGCCGCGCGCGACCTCGGCAACCTCGCGCCCGCTCTGGTCGGACGCGATCTCACCCATCCTGCAACGGCGGCGGCCGTGCGCGCCAATGCGACGACGGCGGCGATCCACAATTTTGCGGAGAAGGATGCGCTGCGCGGGCTCGGCACGAGCTATTTCGGCGAGGGACAGGCGGGCGAGCGCGCCTTTGCGCGCTTCACGCAGAACATGGTCCAGTGGAAGGCCTTCGGCGACACGCGCGCTTACGACATGATGTTTCAGGGCGCGCAGCGGCATTTCGAGCGCAACGGCTATGCGGGGAAGGACGCCGAGCTCAAGGCTTCGACCGTGATCGCGCAGGTGTCGGCCGACCCGACCTTCGCCAAGCTGATCGCCAACAGCTTCGACCAGGAGCAGATGCTGCGGAACGACCTGACCGGCGCGCAGATCAATGTCGGCGCAATGGAAGGGCGCCGTGACTACGCCAGCGACAATGTAGCCGCCGTCGAGCGGCGGAATGTCGCGACCGAGCAGGCATATCGCACCGGCAGCAACGAGGGCCAGCGAAACGCCGCCGCAATGCTCGGCCTTCCCGTCGACGAAACCGCGCGGCGTATCGGCTTCATCAACACCCTCTCGGGCGAGGCGCGCTCGTCCGCCATCTCCTCCCTCTCCCGCGCGACGGGACGCAACGAGGCGCAAGTCATGCGCGCGCTAGAAACCTATAACGCCTCGGTCCAGCTCGGCACCGCCGATGGCGCGACCGAGCAAGCCGGACGCGAAGGCACCAGCGTCTATGGTCGCACCCGCGAGGCAGCGGGCTATGACTTCGCGGAACGGTCGGGCAAGCTCGACGCGCAGCGCGAGATCGGCCATTCGGGCGTGCGCGGCTCCGCGCGGATCGGCGAGCAGCGGCGGCAGAGTGACAATTTCGGGTTTGCGGAAGGGGCGGCCGCGGCAGGCGTTTCGACGCGCGAGGCGGCGCAGCTCGATACCTTCATTGGGGCGCTAAGCCGCACGGCGGGGAACCAGGTCGACATGGCCGAGGGCGGCGCGGCGGGCATCGCCGATCGCGCACGCAACGAGCGGCTGACGCGTATCGTCGACAATGAGCGGCTGACGCGCATGCAGGGCCTACTGCGCAGCGAGGGCATCAACATGACGAAGCGCGAGCTCGCGATGGCGCAGAATGGCGACCTCAATCTCAATGTATCGCCCGACGTCGCGCGCCAGCTCCGGGCGGCAGGACTCATCAACGACAGCCAATATGGCGCCATCGCCGAAGGCGGCCGCGCACGGTTCAGTTTCGCGGACAATGATCTGCTGGTGTCGAGCAGCACGGGATTCTCGCAATCGGCGCGCAGCGACACCAGCACCAAATATGAGGCCGGCAAGCTGGCCGGACCCGACACGATCGAGAATATGCTGAGCAGCGAACAGGGTCAGGCCATGATGGCGAACTGGCTCAAAGGCGGGTTCGAGATGGATCGCAATGGCGAGTGGCGGCTTAATCCGCAGGTGGCCGATACGCTGCAGCGCGATGTGTCGGCAATCATGGCGCAGACGGGTTGGCAGCGTTCGATATCGCGCTCGGCACAGGATCAGATCACCATGGGAACGACTGTCGGCGGCAACATCGGCGGCAGCGCGCAAAGCAGCGATTATGCTTCCCGTGGCGGTAAGCAAAAAGGCGGTTCACGATCGCAAACCGCGACTTCG
- a CDS encoding conjugal transfer protein TraH, which translates to MPKSRQMIAALTTLSAMGMAAPAHAQSWAEHWFDNVTYTSPGSFEDQARGYVTAGGFSGRVDVHNDYLMSVTLPKVRAGCGGIDMFLGGMSFLDPEYLVQKLESILQAAPAVAFQYLLETLDEKMGNIISKMEAATNYLNSIQVNDCRLANRMVQIAKGDDNMSGIIEEMTGYKSIKEGYAKSYQQSREKIQANQNNPTEDLRDALANCPREVTDIFRTGSLLAHAAARVGASEWTGVMRARVGDVYMRWDATDKVPLFSAIPACPRQETEGVEDFLTGRVQRRALNIPPTGADCGVDGPGRGALILARERMQAIATKIRTRAALTAEERQFVANVKTLPIYRMLEWGVREGVEDSVIGDTDELVALTLAYQMLNDLTRSLDFALSNAERGTTAAGAADAGNSNICQTRILTKGIEQLQGLREEVLRQRAQMRQSYMAALNQANLSANYAGLVRQRDRDARDAAGAAANR; encoded by the coding sequence ATGCCAAAATCCCGCCAGATGATCGCTGCGCTCACTACGCTATCAGCTATGGGAATGGCCGCGCCGGCTCATGCCCAAAGCTGGGCCGAGCATTGGTTCGACAATGTGACCTACACCTCGCCCGGCAGCTTCGAGGATCAGGCGCGCGGCTATGTGACCGCGGGCGGCTTCTCGGGCCGCGTCGACGTCCACAACGATTACCTCATGAGCGTGACGTTGCCGAAAGTGCGCGCCGGCTGCGGCGGGATCGACATGTTCCTCGGCGGCATGTCCTTCCTCGATCCCGAGTATCTCGTCCAGAAGCTGGAAAGCATCCTGCAGGCCGCGCCCGCCGTCGCCTTCCAATATCTCCTCGAAACCCTCGACGAGAAGATGGGCAACATCATCTCAAAGATGGAGGCGGCGACCAACTATCTGAACTCGATCCAGGTCAACGACTGCCGCCTCGCCAACCGCATGGTCCAGATCGCCAAGGGCGACGACAATATGTCAGGGATCATCGAGGAGATGACCGGCTACAAGTCGATCAAGGAAGGCTATGCGAAAAGCTATCAGCAGAGCCGCGAGAAGATCCAGGCGAACCAGAACAATCCGACGGAAGACCTGCGCGACGCGCTCGCCAACTGCCCGCGCGAGGTCACCGACATCTTCCGCACCGGCTCGCTCCTCGCCCATGCCGCCGCGCGGGTCGGCGCGAGCGAATGGACCGGGGTCATGCGCGCCCGGGTCGGCGACGTCTATATGCGCTGGGATGCCACCGACAAGGTGCCGCTCTTTTCGGCGATCCCCGCCTGCCCGCGGCAGGAGACCGAAGGCGTCGAGGACTTCCTGACCGGACGTGTCCAGCGCCGCGCGCTCAATATCCCGCCGACCGGCGCCGATTGCGGCGTCGACGGACCGGGCCGCGGCGCGCTGATCCTCGCGCGCGAGCGGATGCAGGCGATCGCGACGAAGATCCGCACCCGGGCCGCGCTCACGGCCGAGGAACGCCAGTTCGTCGCCAATGTGAAGACGCTGCCGATCTACCGCATGCTTGAGTGGGGCGTGCGCGAAGGCGTCGAGGACAGCGTGATCGGCGACACCGACGAACTGGTGGCGCTGACCCTCGCCTACCAGATGCTCAACGACCTCACGCGCAGTCTCGATTTCGCGCTGTCGAACGCCGAGCGCGGTACCACCGCGGCGGGCGCCGCCGATGCCGGAAACTCCAACATCTGCCAGACGCGCATTCTCACCAAGGGGATCGAGCAGCTCCAGGGGCTGCGCGAGGAGGTCCTCCGCCAGCGCGCCCAGATGCGCCAATCCTATATGGCCGCGCTGAACCAGGCCAACCTCTCCGCCAATTACGCCGGTCTCGTCCGCCAGCGCGACCGCGATGCTCGTGATGCCGCGGGCGCCGCGGCCAACCGCTGA
- a CDS encoding ATP-binding protein: MIDRRISTELAERLAEVPAVALIGPRQVGKTTLAVEIGESRPSIYLDLESDADRAKLAEPELYLAGHADKLVILDEVHRLPGLFQILRGLIDAGRRRGQRTGRFLLLGSASIDLLRQSGESLAGRISYLEMRPLDGLEVGDDQIDRLWVRGGFPDSFLAASDRASQRWRQDFIRTYLERDIPMFGPRIAAETLRRFWTMLAHHQSGLLNAAEFARSLGVDGKTVAGYLDLLVDLLLVRRLEPWHSNAGKRLVKSPRIYVRDSGLVHTLLGLSSYEDILGHPIAGASWEGFVIETLTAAAPEGTKANFYRTAAGAEIDLLLTLPGGELWAIEIKRSLQPKLERGFHHACDDLSPAKRLLIYPGRERYPLADGVEVMPVVVAGHALLAEV, encoded by the coding sequence ATGATTGATCGCCGTATCTCGACGGAACTGGCGGAAAGGTTGGCCGAAGTGCCAGCTGTTGCGCTCATCGGCCCAAGACAGGTCGGCAAGACCACGCTCGCGGTTGAAATCGGCGAATCCAGACCCTCGATCTACCTCGACCTCGAGTCCGATGCGGATCGCGCCAAGCTGGCGGAACCCGAACTTTATCTTGCCGGACATGCGGACAAGCTGGTCATCCTCGACGAAGTCCATCGTTTGCCGGGACTGTTCCAGATCTTGCGCGGGCTGATCGACGCCGGTCGGCGTAGAGGCCAAAGGACAGGCCGCTTCCTGCTCCTCGGCTCGGCATCGATCGATCTTCTGCGCCAGTCGGGAGAGAGTCTCGCCGGACGTATCAGCTACCTCGAAATGCGTCCGCTCGACGGGCTTGAAGTCGGCGATGATCAAATTGACCGGCTTTGGGTACGCGGCGGATTTCCCGATAGCTTCCTTGCGGCGAGCGATCGGGCAAGCCAGCGATGGCGGCAGGATTTTATCCGCACCTATCTCGAACGCGATATTCCAATGTTCGGTCCCCGCATCGCGGCCGAGACACTCCGCCGTTTCTGGACGATGCTCGCACATCATCAATCCGGCCTTCTCAATGCGGCCGAATTTGCCCGGAGCCTCGGCGTCGACGGCAAGACGGTCGCTGGATATCTCGATCTTCTGGTCGATCTTCTCTTGGTCCGACGTCTCGAGCCGTGGCACAGCAACGCAGGCAAGCGTCTCGTCAAATCGCCGCGCATTTATGTCCGCGACAGCGGACTCGTTCACACACTGCTTGGGCTTTCGTCCTACGAAGATATTCTCGGCCATCCCATCGCGGGGGCAAGTTGGGAAGGTTTCGTCATCGAAACGCTGACCGCCGCTGCCCCGGAGGGGACGAAAGCCAATTTCTATCGGACGGCGGCGGGCGCGGAAATCGATTTGCTGCTGACGCTTCCTGGCGGCGAGCTTTGGGCAATCGAGATTAAGAGGAGCCTGCAACCCAAGCTTGAACGCGGCTTTCATCATGCCTGCGACGATCTCTCGCCCGCGAAGCGATTGCTGATCTATCCCGGCCGCGAGCGCTACCCGCTTGCCGATGGCGTCGAAGTGATGCCGGTTGTGGTCGCCGGTCATGCACTTCTCGCGGAGGTATAG
- a CDS encoding conjugal transfer protein TraF, translated as MRASLLSLVALAVGVAVPAAAQLSRTAQPEPKQGYWWYQAPPPKDDDADPEALAKPRIPPMAELARLTPPKIRKLIEAQRDYAATVLTIDAVADFWRLQDFARRKARAFAGVTQVAMLHHPELSAKSANPMVGDARATMGAEKEQVRRHYLRGQAGQFALVMFSRSSCGYCRVQWPIIERFREETGWQVTLMDIDQRPELATRFGVEITPTTMVIRRGSAQRMVIASGVESYPNLSQTAYQAVRLLLGDIRPEQFLTGAGEEDGFFDALSAGPVSATDPRVLGGDLVTSSLEPRP; from the coding sequence ATGCGCGCTTCCCTGCTCTCGCTCGTCGCGCTGGCCGTCGGCGTTGCGGTGCCCGCTGCGGCTCAGCTTTCCCGCACGGCTCAGCCCGAACCCAAGCAAGGCTATTGGTGGTATCAGGCCCCGCCGCCTAAGGATGACGATGCGGACCCCGAAGCGCTGGCGAAGCCCCGGATTCCGCCGATGGCAGAGCTTGCGCGCCTAACGCCGCCGAAGATCCGCAAGCTGATCGAGGCGCAGCGCGACTATGCCGCGACCGTGCTCACGATCGATGCCGTCGCCGATTTCTGGCGCTTGCAGGACTTTGCGAGGCGAAAGGCCCGCGCCTTCGCCGGCGTCACCCAGGTCGCGATGCTTCATCACCCCGAACTCAGCGCCAAGTCCGCCAACCCGATGGTCGGGGACGCGCGTGCCACGATGGGGGCCGAGAAGGAGCAGGTCCGGCGGCACTATCTTCGCGGCCAGGCCGGGCAGTTCGCGCTCGTGATGTTCTCGCGCTCGAGCTGCGGATACTGCCGCGTGCAGTGGCCGATCATCGAGCGCTTCCGCGAGGAAACCGGTTGGCAGGTCACGCTGATGGACATCGACCAGCGGCCCGAACTCGCCACGCGGTTCGGGGTCGAGATCACGCCGACGACGATGGTGATCCGCCGCGGCAGCGCCCAGCGCATGGTGATCGCGAGCGGCGTCGAATCCTATCCGAACCTTTCGCAGACCGCTTACCAGGCGGTGCGGCTGCTGCTCGGCGATATCCGGCCCGAGCAATTCCTGACCGGCGCGGGCGAAGAGGACGGCTTCTTCGATGCCCTGTCGGCGGGGCCGGTCTCTGCGACCGATCCCCGCGTACTCGGCGGCGATCTCGTCACCTCGAGCCTTGAACCTCGGCCATGA
- a CDS encoding S26 family signal peptidase, with the protein MLSHAWKLGKRLAIALKGLPRRAAVALGSEGLGQPARPNRLWKACAIVIPSGLFACWAMAQVTWVMSPSIDAWAVRAAPGPIAKGDLVMFTLSHPLAGPKPVNVTKFALCFPGERISLIEKPSTFEPNALDGWYFCEGKLLGISKPFGRNGQRLEHWRPDNGLILPGTIYVGSHHPSGFDSRYYGPVPIGELKRMEKLL; encoded by the coding sequence ATGCTCAGTCACGCCTGGAAGCTCGGTAAGCGACTTGCCATCGCGCTGAAAGGACTGCCGCGCCGCGCGGCGGTCGCGCTCGGCAGTGAAGGGCTTGGGCAGCCCGCGCGCCCGAACCGGCTATGGAAGGCCTGCGCGATCGTCATTCCCTCGGGCCTTTTCGCCTGCTGGGCGATGGCACAGGTCACTTGGGTCATGTCGCCGTCGATCGACGCCTGGGCCGTGCGCGCCGCGCCGGGGCCGATCGCGAAAGGCGACCTCGTCATGTTCACGCTCTCGCATCCGCTCGCGGGACCAAAACCTGTCAATGTCACCAAGTTCGCGCTCTGCTTTCCCGGCGAGCGCATCAGCCTGATCGAGAAGCCTTCGACCTTCGAACCCAATGCGCTCGACGGCTGGTATTTCTGCGAAGGCAAGCTGCTCGGTATCAGCAAACCGTTCGGGCGAAACGGCCAGCGGCTCGAGCATTGGCGTCCCGACAACGGGCTGATCCTGCCCGGCACCATCTATGTCGGCTCGCACCATCCGAGCGGGTTCGACAGCCGCTATTATGGCCCGGTGCCGATCGGCGAGCTCAAGCGGATGGAGAAGTTGTTGTGA
- a CDS encoding type-F conjugative transfer system pilin assembly protein TrbC, with product MERLRGAISRPKVEPVHAPSELPEPTEAERRRAFEALRGHSKSPAMESRARDALKAGKDRFAAEREAMAKRLGQALGLEAPDMKAIADAGPAQATKGWVPVLFVSSSMPTATLRTYAAQVEKARGVIAFRGMPGGMTKVAPMAKLTAEMLRLDPGCEGPACVMRDIQVIVDPLVFRQHGVARVPALAMIPGDPALPYCEREDESPRASHVVYGDAALSGLLEEIARLGGKEEVRDAQSRLEAR from the coding sequence ATGGAACGGCTGCGCGGCGCAATCTCGCGGCCAAAAGTCGAGCCTGTCCACGCTCCATCGGAGCTGCCGGAGCCGACCGAAGCCGAGCGCCGCCGCGCCTTCGAAGCCCTGCGCGGCCACTCCAAGTCTCCGGCAATGGAATCACGTGCGCGCGACGCGCTCAAGGCCGGCAAGGATCGCTTCGCTGCCGAGCGCGAGGCGATGGCGAAGCGGCTCGGCCAGGCGCTCGGCCTCGAAGCGCCCGACATGAAGGCCATCGCCGATGCGGGGCCGGCGCAAGCGACCAAGGGCTGGGTGCCCGTGCTGTTCGTCTCCTCGTCGATGCCGACGGCAACGCTCAGAACCTATGCCGCGCAGGTTGAGAAGGCGCGCGGCGTGATCGCATTTCGCGGCATGCCGGGCGGGATGACCAAGGTGGCGCCGATGGCGAAGCTCACCGCCGAGATGCTGCGGCTCGATCCGGGCTGCGAAGGCCCGGCCTGCGTGATGCGCGACATCCAGGTGATCGTCGACCCGCTGGTCTTCCGCCAGCACGGCGTCGCCCGCGTGCCTGCGCTCGCGATGATCCCGGGCGATCCGGCGCTCCCCTATTGCGAGCGCGAGGACGAGAGTCCGCGCGCTTCCCATGTCGTTTACGGTGACGCGGCGCTCTCCGGCCTGCTCGAAGAAATTGCCCGCCTCGGCGGAAAGGAGGAGGTGCGCGATGCTCAGTCACGCCTGGAAGCTCGGTAA
- the traN gene encoding conjugal transfer protein TraN encodes MSWRDIPWPHRAALILLLVLGLAIGSALAAAPAHAQQICAADLDGSGEADGPGETASCTGTANGGWQCPLERAWCAAEPGGGWSCPLGPQYGCETPTSGGVPACSPHSCIDTAANPIEDEPVIDDPGAPADGPVDADGNCLGNIEIFAGRALRCRPAGLKTGFQSCCKDKGKIVKDGMGSSLASTQTKIAIAKGVFTGAKAAYAAFQAGATASQAASAGANAIIVGIDPTSIAISLAINVMIDFLLTSCDQQDMEVGMLRGSGMCVEIGSYCSSKILGICVQKSRSHCCFNTKLGRIIQEQGRPQLKSFADGWGPVKTPNCRGFTPEEFQALDFSRMDLSEYYNEIEARAQADIQIDMKDRIDAYTQAIGR; translated from the coding sequence ATGAGCTGGCGCGACATCCCTTGGCCGCACCGGGCCGCGCTGATCCTTTTGCTAGTCCTGGGGCTGGCTATCGGCAGCGCGCTCGCGGCCGCGCCAGCGCACGCCCAGCAGATTTGCGCCGCCGATCTCGACGGCAGCGGCGAGGCCGACGGCCCCGGCGAAACAGCAAGCTGCACCGGAACAGCAAACGGCGGATGGCAATGTCCGCTCGAGCGCGCCTGGTGCGCAGCCGAGCCCGGCGGCGGCTGGTCGTGCCCGCTTGGACCCCAATATGGCTGCGAGACGCCGACGAGCGGCGGCGTTCCGGCCTGCTCGCCGCATAGCTGTATCGATACCGCCGCGAACCCGATCGAGGATGAGCCCGTTATCGACGATCCCGGCGCGCCCGCCGATGGGCCGGTCGATGCCGATGGCAATTGCCTCGGCAATATCGAGATCTTCGCGGGCCGCGCGCTGCGCTGCCGCCCCGCCGGGCTCAAGACCGGCTTCCAGAGCTGCTGCAAGGACAAGGGCAAGATCGTCAAGGACGGCATGGGCTCGTCGCTCGCATCGACCCAGACCAAGATCGCGATCGCCAAGGGCGTGTTCACCGGCGCCAAGGCCGCCTATGCCGCCTTCCAAGCCGGGGCGACAGCGAGCCAGGCGGCGAGCGCGGGCGCCAATGCGATCATCGTCGGCATCGATCCGACCTCGATCGCGATCAGCCTCGCGATCAACGTGATGATCGATTTCCTGCTCACCTCCTGCGACCAGCAAGATATGGAAGTCGGCATGCTGCGCGGCTCGGGCATGTGCGTCGAGATCGGCAGCTATTGCTCGTCGAAGATCCTCGGCATCTGCGTCCAGAAATCGCGCAGCCATTGCTGCTTCAACACCAAGCTCGGCCGCATCATCCAGGAACAGGGCCGTCCGCAACTCAAGTCCTTTGCCGATGGCTGGGGGCCGGTGAAGACGCCGAACTGCCGGGGGTTCACGCCCGAGGAATTCCAGGCGCTCGACTTCAGCCGGATGGACCTGTCCGAATATTACAACGAGATCGAGGCCCGCGCGCAAGCCGACATCCAGATCGACATGAAGGATCGCATCGATGCCTATACGCAGGCCATCGGCCGCTAG
- a CDS encoding IS3 family transposase (programmed frameshift), giving the protein MPAKKHRPEEIIGKLREAEVVLAQGATTAEACRRIGVTEQTYYRWRKEYGGLKTDQARRMKDLEKENARLRRAISDLTLDKLILQEAAPGKLLSPARRRRCIDHIRMMMPVSERRLCRVLGQHRSTQRKAPRGANDEAALTEDIIALARQYGRYGYRRVTALLRDAGWHVNRKRVERIWRREGLKVPQRQPKRGRLWLNDGSCIRLRPEYPGHVWSYDFVEGRTHDGRKYRILSIIDEASRECLALPVARKLRSDDVLAALAELFVTRGPPAHIRSDNGPEFIATAVQQWLAQIGVKTLYITPGSPWENGYCESFNGSLRDELLNGEIFYSLAEARILIEAWRRHYNTVRPHSSLGYRPPAPEAVPSPVSPSGSASLHLRPTLAMEASMH; this is encoded by the exons ATGCCGGCCAAGAAGCATCGCCCGGAAGAGATTATCGGCAAGCTGCGTGAAGCGGAGGTCGTGTTGGCGCAGGGGGCGACGACGGCTGAAGCGTGTCGCCGGATCGGCGTTACGGAACAGACCTATTATCGGTGGCGTAAGGAATATGGCGGTCTGAAGACCGACCAGGCGCGGCGGATGAAGGACTTGGAGAAAGAGAATGCGCGGCTTCGGCGTGCGATATCGGACCTGACGCTGGACAAGCTGATATTGCAGGAGGCTGCCC CGGGGAAACTTCTGAGCCCCGCGCGCCGAAGGCGCTGTATCGATCACATCAGAATGATGATGCCGGTGTCTGAGCGGCGGCTGTGCCGTGTGCTCGGGCAACATCGATCGACACAGCGCAAGGCGCCCCGCGGGGCGAACGACGAAGCAGCTCTGACCGAGGACATCATTGCGCTGGCCCGGCAATATGGTCGTTATGGCTATCGCCGGGTGACGGCGTTGCTGCGCGATGCGGGGTGGCATGTGAACCGCAAGCGGGTCGAGCGCATCTGGCGGCGCGAGGGGCTGAAGGTACCGCAAAGGCAGCCGAAGCGCGGGCGGCTCTGGCTGAACGACGGATCGTGCATCCGGCTTCGGCCCGAGTATCCCGGCCATGTCTGGTCCTACGACTTCGTCGAAGGGCGGACCCACGATGGTCGCAAATACCGGATCCTTTCGATCATCGACGAGGCGAGCCGGGAGTGCCTGGCGTTGCCGGTGGCACGCAAGCTCAGGAGCGATGACGTTCTGGCGGCGCTCGCCGAGCTGTTCGTCACGCGTGGGCCACCAGCGCACATACGGTCCGACAATGGCCCGGAGTTTATCGCGACGGCGGTGCAGCAATGGCTCGCCCAGATCGGCGTGAAGACGCTGTATATCACGCCCGGATCACCATGGGAGAATGGCTATTGCGAGAGCTTCAACGGATCGCTGCGTGATGAACTGCTCAACGGCGAAATCTTCTACTCGCTCGCCGAGGCCCGGATCCTGATCGAGGCCTGGCGGCGACATTACAACACCGTCCGGCCGCACAGCTCGCTGGGATACCGACCACCCGCGCCGGAGGCCGTTCCATCGCCAGTGTCGCCCTCCGGTTCCGCTTCGCTCCACCTACGGCCGACACTGGCGATGGAGGCGTCAATGCACTAA